The nucleotide window GATCGGGTGCCCAGGTGGGACTTCGTGTCCCTCCAGCCGTGCTCTTAGGCGGCGGAGGGCTCGGTAGGGGATGCCTCATCCTTGGCGTCCTTCGCGGACTCCTCCGGCCACAGGAGCTTGCGGACAGGTTCCGTGAGTTCCATCAGCTTCTGGTCGTCGGCCAGCGGCAGCAGGTCCAGCGAGTCGGGCGACGCGGATGGGAGCGGCAGGTCGTAGGACCAGTCGATGATGAGGACCTGGAGGATGCCGTCGGTCATCTCGTAGGCCATCGCCAGGGGCTTGTCGACGTCTCCGCTGACGCTGGCCATGGCGCGCTTCTTGTCGCCGCGGCGCAGCGTCATGGGGTCGCGGAACTGGACCCAGGCGCCGGAGGGCAGGTTGTGGCGTTCGGTGGTGGACATGAGGGTGCTCCGAGGGTGTGAGGGTTGGGTGGTTCGGATCAGAAGCCGGTGGCGTTGTTCGTCACCGAGATCTTGATGGGGCTGTAGCCGCCGGATCCGCCCGCGTTCGTCGTCGAGAGGACGGAGACCCATGAACCGCCGTATTCCACCGCGGCCTTGGTACCGTCGGGGTCGACGTCAGTGAACGCCGCAGTGGCGACGTCGAACTGGATGGCGATCCGGTTGACCCCGGTGAGGCCGTTGTCGATCACCATCTGCAGCTGCGGTTGCGTGTTGTTGAGCACGTACAGCAGCGGACTCTCGTCACTGGCGACGAAATTCAGCTTGCCTTCCACCGAGACGCCGCCGCGCTGGATGATGTACGGCGACTGCACGCCGGTCGTCGTGTAATAGGGGTTGAGCTCCCGCTTGATGGTGATCTCACCGTCGGTGATCGTGTTGACCAGGGTGCCGCCCGCCGCCGGGCCGCCGATACCCGCAGTCATCCGCCACGACGCCACCGGCAGGATCGTCGACGGGTTCGAGACCGGGGCCGAGCCGAGCGCCACCGACGGGTACGACTGCGCCTTCCCAGACCAGGTCAGCAGCTCGCTCTCCGCGTTCCACTTGAAGGAGACCTCGGAGAAGCAGGCGCCCGGATACTGGCGGGCGCCAGACGTCGGTGTCGGGCCGAGGAAATGCGTCAGCGTGTGCGTGAGCGGCTGGCCGCTACCGGAGTTCAGCAGACTGTGGGCCTGAGTGTAGGGGCCGGTGGACGGGGCGACCGCCTGCGCGGAGGCGTGCGCGTACTGAAGAGTGGAGCCGGTGATCGGGATCGTGTACGGCCCGGA belongs to Streptomyces sp. NBC_01454 and includes:
- a CDS encoding phage tail tube protein, which encodes MTATVLVAEFKPKDQPKFLEDKSWRGSMATDSFAQIAGVKAAEFDLGGPVYGDGIGYFLRNVLGDMATSATATGTGATTLAAGAAAGASSISCVASIPAATIVQIGTGATAEVVTTGTPSGSGPYTIPITGSTLQYAHASAQAVAPSTGPYTQAHSLLNSGSGQPLTHTLTHFLGPTPTSGARQYPGACFSEVSFKWNAESELLTWSGKAQSYPSVALGSAPVSNPSTILPVASWRMTAGIGGPAAGGTLVNTITDGEITIKRELNPYYTTTGVQSPYIIQRGGVSVEGKLNFVASDESPLLYVLNNTQPQLQMVIDNGLTGVNRIAIQFDVATAAFTDVDPDGTKAAVEYGGSWVSVLSTTNAGGSGGYSPIKISVTNNATGF